AGTATGAAGCAACTTGCTTTGACATTCGGCCATCGGGCTGCAATTTTGGCTTGCTTATCAATCGGTAGCTGGGCGATCGCCACCCCCCAGGCTCAGGCGGCTAACCTGAGTGCGGGCGGCACGGTTCCCACCGTTGGCACCACCGCTGCGGCACGGCCAGAATTGGCGGGCTTGGTTCTCGAAGACGCGATCCGAAATGTGAATTTAGGATCTGGGATTTCCGTTTCTGTACAGGATCGTGTCGTGAGATCGGACTTAACAGGAACACTTGATTTCTACTACCGCATTATCAATAACAACACCTTTGACGTTCGACTGGGCGATTTAATTTCCCACTCGTCCTTTGCGGGGTTTACCACGGATGTCGATTACCGCATTGATGGGTTAGGCAATCCCAATCCGTTGACGGCGGCCCGATCGGCGGATGGGAGTACGGTCACCTTTGACTTTGACAATTCCCAAAATAATGCCTTGCTTTTAGCTGCCGGGGAAACCACTCGTTTCTTCTTTGTGAAGACGGGGGCAACGTTGTATAACGCTTTGGGGCAGGGAACCTTGCGGGGTGTCAATGGTGAAGCCTATAGTTTTGCCTCCTTCCAGCCCACCAATGCCATTCCCACCCCTGCGCTTTTGCCCGGTTTAGTGGGTTTAGGCTTGGGGGTTTGGCGGCGACGGAAGTCAGACACGATCGTGTAACGGTCGGGTATCTAATCTAAGGTATCTAATCTAGCGCCTCTAACCGAGAGGCAGAAACGGGGGACTCGTCCATCAATCTGGCTCGTATAATCGAAGGTCAGCGCGATCGAATGAATCCTCCAGTTTCTTGTTTGAATTCCCTCCGATGAACACCCCAGTTTCTCAGCAGGCTGCTTCCTCGACTGCCTTTCTTGGGTCAATTGTGACCGCAGATTGGCTCGATCGATCGGTGTTGCAAGTGGCTCCGGAGTTACTGGGGTGTACGCTGGTGCGGCAATTTCCCGATGGGCGGCAGTTGCGGGGCCGCATTGTGGAAACCGAAGCCTACCAGGAAGGGGATCCGGCCTGCCATGCCTATCGTCGCAAAACGCCCCGAAATCGCATTATGTTTGGCCCTGCGGGGTCTGTTTACGTTTACTTAATCTATGGCATGTACCACTGCCTCAACATTGTGACCGATCGGGATGACTTTGCCAGTGCGGTGTTGATCCGGGCGTTGCATTTAGAAACGGTGCCCGCCGATCGACTCAGGCCCCGTGAAAAGCCCGATCGGGTGGCGGCTGGCCCTGGCAAACTGTGCAAAGCCCTGGAGATTGATTTGGATCTCTACGGCACAAAGTTGGAACCGGGACAGCCGCTCTGGCTAGAGCATCGTACCCCTGATTGGCAGCGGCAATGGGACGAAGGGACGATCGAAGCTGTGCAAACCACCCGGATTGGGCTGACCCAAGGGATGGAACTGCCCTGGCGCTGGTATGTCAAACATTGCCCTGCGGTGTCCAAACTCTAAAGCACAATTTCGCAACGCTAAAGCACGATTTCAGACTGACCGTCGGTGAATTTCACATCTTGAATTCCCCAGGCTGCGTGACTAGTTAGGGTCTTGCGTAGACTGCCAAAGAGTGCCATTTGTTCGGCGCTGGACATGGACTCAAAATGGCGGGTGGATTTTGGATCCAGGCGTAGATCAATGGTCGCGATCGCCCCCTGTACCTTGACGCGATAGCCCACCACGTTGAAATCCGGCGAATTACTGGTTTGAATAATTTGCCCGATCGCTGCGTCCATGGCCCGATCTTTGGGCAAATTAGCCTTAACAGGGACTAGATTTTCGTAGGAACTGTCAGGGCGATAAATTTGCACTGGGACTGTTCCCACGGGTGCCGCCGGTGACGCTGGAGCCATGGATGTGGCGGGAGGCTGGCTGGGTTCTGTTGGGCTGGCTGACTCCGTTGGAGACGGGCTGGGAGATGGGCTAGGACTCGCGGACTCCGTGGGTGTAGGCGACTCTGTGGGACTGGGCGACTGGGTGGCGATCGGGCTTCCGGTGCCGCAACCCGTGAGTACCCCGAGGAGCAGGAGGGTCAACGCCCCCCGCTTGGGGATAGAGCCAAGGACGGGTAGGGACATTTTTTTTAAATCTTGTAGAAAATTCATCATTTCTTGGAACTCGAATAGATTATCTAAGCGCGCATTCAACTGTCCCTGACCCTTGTAACCTATACCCTACCGTGATTTCCACGATCGCAGGCTATCTTGGCAAAAGATGGGGTTCTGTAAGAAATTGCTAGCGTATTCTACGGAACATTGTGCATCGTGACCTTCAGGGTTAGCATGGGGATAGCGGTATCTACCATGATTACCGATGTTGCATTTGTAGACTTCCATGGACCGAAGTCCAGTCCCTGAAGGTTATAGCATCCCGTAGTTTCTGGAAGCCTTGGGTCTTCCAGCGCGGGGAAGATCGAGGTGAAAATATGCTGACACAGGAAGGCCGTGTTTCTCTGTCGGAAATTACCGACTTGAATAAGCTGAAGTTTGAGTTAAATCGACTGCCCCCCGTGGATGTAGGTGATTACATCACCGATTTGCCCGTGGAGCGGCGGGCGATCGCCTTTCGGGTTCTCAAAAAAGACCAGGCAACAGCGGTTTTTGAGTATTTGGAACCGGAGATTCAGGAGGCGTTGATTGGCTCCCTCCACGATGCCCAGGTTTGTCAAATTCTGGAAGGAATGCGACCGGACGATCGGGCGGAATTGTTTGATGAACTGCCTGCTGGGGTGGTGCGGCGGCTGATTCAGCAGCTCAGTCCGATCGAGCGGCAGGCCACGGCGACCATTTTGGGCTATCCGGAAGGGACCGCAGGCCGGGTGATGACGACGGAATACGTGCGGCTGCGGGAGGGGTTGACGGTTTCGGAGGCGCTGAGCAAGATTCGGGCGGACGATCGCGATAAGGAAACGGTGTACTACGCCTACGTGACGGACAATAACCGCAAACTGGTGCGGGTGGTGTCGTTGCGGCAGTTGCTGTTTTCCTTGCCGGATGCGCTGGTGCGGGATGTGGCCAGCGATCGGGTGATCAAGGTGCATACGGAGACGCCCCAGGAAGAAGCGGCGCAAATGATGAAGCGCTATGACCTGTTGGCGGTTCCGGTGGTCGATCGGGAGGATCGGCTGGTGGGGATTGTGACGATCGATGATATGGTGGATGTCCTGGAAGAGGAAGCCACGGAGGACATCCAAAAGATTGCGGGGGTGACCAGCGGGGATGAATCTTCGTTGTCCCATCCCTTGGATAAGCTGAAAAATCGCTTGCCTTGGCTATTGGGGATTATGGCGCTGTATATTGGTGCGTCTAGTTCAATTTCGCCGTTCCAAAGTACGATTCAGCAGGTGCCGGTGCTGGCGGTGATTATGCCGTTGTTTTCCAATACGGGGGGAACGGTGGGTATCCAAGCCCTGACGGTGACGATTCGATCGATCGGTTTGGGTGAAGTGGAGCCGGAAGATACGTTGACGATTCTGAAAAAAGAGTTGCTCGCTGGGTTGGGTACAGCATTGTCGTTAGGAACAACGATGGTGTTGCTGTCGTTGATTTGGACGAAGCCGGAGGAGCGCTGGGTGTCGTTGGTGGCGGGAACGGTGATGGCAACCAATACGTTGGTGGCGGTGACGTTGGGGACGTTGTTACCGATCGGGTTTAAGCGACTCAACCTTGATCCGGCGTTGATTAGTGGCCCCTTAGTGACGACGATGTTGGATACGATCGGGTTTATCTTGTTTTTAACGTTGATTACGGTGAGTTTGAATGTGTTACATGCTCCGGTGTAGTTGCTAAGCACGAGTTTTGAATCACTGGTTATTGCGATGCGATCGATCCCCCTAAATCCCCCTTAAAAAGGGGGACTTTGAAAGTATTGTTGGATCTCCATTCTACTGACGGGAGTTCGACAAGCCAAATTGTCCCTCACAAATCTCCTGTGCTTAGACAGAGAATTCACTTTCGGGGGGTGTCGGGGGAGTAGAGTCCCCTGACATTGCAGGGGAGCGGGGAGAAGTTCCCCGATCTTCGCTGCGCAGCAGCACCGACGATCGAACCGCACCACGAATTTATCGAACTCACGTTCCTACTGCGGGTTAGAGGCGTCTTTGAAGGCGAGGATGTCGGAGTTTTGGAAGCCGTACCAGGAGACTTTGAGGTGCTTGGGGGCGGGGAAGTGGGTGTCGTAGACGGTGATGACGTTGGTAAGGTTGCGACCGGGGGATTTGAGGATGCGGTTGCCTTTGGCGATCGCCAGCGAAGTCCCGCCGTCTAGGTTCATGGCTTCGTAGCAGCCGAGGTAGCGCATGATTTCTGCTTCCCGTTTGAGGGAGACGGGTTTGAGGAAGGTGACGTGTAGGAGTTTGTGGCCGGATTTGGGGAAGCCGATCGCCGATCGAATGGCGCTGCCCATGACGGCCCGATCGGTGAAGCCTTCTTTTTTGGGATTAATCCAGAGTTTGCCTCGGCTGAGTAGGCGGGGGCCAGCGGTGAGGGAGAACCAATGGTCTTGCCAGCGGGGTTTGCCTTGGACGCGGGCGGTGATCATTTCCGGTTGGTTGCCGACGCGCAGGCCGAGGGTGGTGCCGTAGTTTTCCCAGGGGCTGAATTTGAGGAATTGGCCACCGGCGACTAGGTTGCCCATGACGCGCTTTTGGCGATCCATGCTGAAGAAGGTGCCGCTGAGGGTAAGGGCGGCGCGGTTACGGCGGACGAGGTGGACAAAGGGTTCGTCGCCTTGGGTCGATCGGGCGCTGTTGGCTTGGCTGGCGTTTTTGGCGAGGCCGATGTGGAGGAAGGTTTCGGGGTCTTTGAGGTCGATCGTGGCGATGTAGACGGGGATGCCTGCGAGTTTGCGGTAGAGGACGGAGACGGGTTGGGGCGTGGGAGAGTGGGAGGGTGCAAGCGTGGGAGAGTGGGGGACGGGCGGTGAGGATGGGGGGCGGAAGGTGAGGATGGGGGGTGGGGCGGTGTCTTCGATCGGGGCTTGCAGGGGGGAAGGGATATCGGTGTCAGCCGCCGGATCAGCTGGAGCCGAGTCTTCGGGGGGGAGATCGGGGGCGAGTTCGCTGGTGGTGAAGTGGGGATAGGTTTGCAGGAGGGCGACGGTTCCGGCAAACAGGATGAGGATGTTGGCGAGGACGATCGGTAGGTTTTTGAAAGCTTGGATCGACGGGGGACAGTTTTGGGCGCGGGTACGCTCGCGGTGTTGGCGGAGTCGCTCTACCATGGACTATCTGGGAATGATGACGAGGTGTGGGAAGGGTTGCAGGATCTCCCTAGCTCCTCTTGACTCCGATCCTCCCTAGCCCCCCTTAAAAAGGGGGGGAACTGGGAATAAAGGGGAACCAGATCACTTCAAAGTCCCGCTTATTTCTAGCGCAGCGGCGCGTAGCGCGGGGATTTAGGGGGATCGGAGATTTAGGGTGGTTGGGAGATCTGGCAATGACCAAGATCTGGCAATGACCAATGGATTGGATATGCGGTAATGGGGGAGATATTAGCTTAAATGGTGGGATTTTTAGCAGGTTTGATGTCGGTTTTCCAAGGGTTGCTACGGATCTATGCACTTAACTTACCCAGGCATCCGCTGAATTCTTAAATTGTTTACAAAAAATTGTGATTTGTGATGTTGTGGGGGAGAGGGTGGGGGATGGTGCCTGTAACCTGGGGGCTTTCTGCCAATTCAAAGGCCCGTATTCTCCTTGAAAACTCGCTTAAAATGGGGAGGATCGGGTTTGTATAGGTGTTGCCAATGGCGAGTTTAGCAGAACTGCAAGAGCGGTTAGAGGTGTTCCGGATGGCGGGGCGGAACCTTCAGCTTGACCCGTTGGTGACGCAGAAGGCGCTGGCGCAGTTTGGGGTGGAGTATCAGACGGATCTACTGGAGCAATTGGAGCAGGCGATCGAGGATGCGGACGATCGGGATAATAAGTTTGTGTTTACGGGGCATCGGGGCTGCGGGAAGTCTACGCTGCTGGCGGAGTTGGGGTTTCGGCTAATTGAGACGGGTCGCTATTTTGTGGTGATGTTTTCGATCTCAGACACGATCGAACGATCGGCAGTGGATCATGTCAATATTTTGTTTTCCATGGCGTTGCAGTTGATTGAGGCGGCGGAACTGCGATCGGTGAAGTTGAAGCCGGGAATCAAAAAGGAATTGTATCGGTGGTTGGGGAAGCATACGCAAACGGAATCCCAGGGGTTAGAGTCGGAGATTGAGGCCAGCGGTGGGGCGAGTTTGGAGGGAGGTGTTCCGGGGTTGCTGAAGTTTTTGGCGGAGATTAAGTCAAAGATGAAGGTGAACTCGGTGATTCGCAAGGAGATTACGACGGAGTTTGCGCGACGGATTTCGGATTTGATTGCGAAGATTAATGAGATCCAGGTTTATATCGAGAATGCGACTGGGCAGCGGGTTTTGGTCATCATTGATGATTTGGATAAGTTGGATCTTTCGGTGACGGATAGCATTTTCAGTAAGAATATTCAGCCGTTGCTTGATCCGAATTGTCATATTCTTTATACGATTCCGATCGCGACGTTGCGGGAGGTGTCGTTGAAGCGGAATATTGAGGCGTTGGTGAAGCAGATTCATACGATGCGGGTGGCGAAGTTCTTTAGTCGATCGGTGGTGCGGAAGGCCGATCGGGTGCCGGATGAGGGCTGTGTGGCGATTTTTGAGGAGGTGTTGGATCGGCGGTTGCGGACGGAGTTGATTGAGCCGGAGGTGAAGCGGCAGATTATTTTAAAGAGTGGCGGGGTGTTGCGGGAGTTGATTCGGTTGGTCGATCGCTGTTGTGATAAGTGTATGCAGCAGTTACGCAGTCAGATTCGGCGGGAGCAGTTGGATCGACCGTCGGTGGTGGTGAATCAGCAGATTTTGGATCAGGTGTTGACGGATTTTCAGATTGAGTTTGCGGAACCGTTGGGGCAGGTAGATTTTGAGGCGTTGAAGCAGATTTATGGGGATTTGAAGCCACGGGATACGGAGAATCAGCGGTTTTTGGATTTGCTGCATGGGCTGTACATTTTGGAGTATCGCAATGCGGTGTTGTGGTATGACTTGAATCCGATCGTGGTGGATTTGTTGGTGCAGGAGGGGGTGTTGGATGGTGACGCGATCGTCTGAGCTGACGCCGGAGAATGAGGCGACCTATGAGTCGTTGATTTCGTTGATTGAGAATAGTCAGGGGCGGCTGGCTCCGATTATTGTGGGTTGTGATGATGCGGGGGTACGGCGGCGGGTGATTGCGCGCTATGAGCAGGAGGCGCGGGAGAGCCAGATTCGGCCCTATCGGGTGGTGTTGGGGCAGGAGCCGAGTTTACGATCGGAGTTGGCGAAGTTGAGGGAGGCGGAACCCTATTTGCAGGGGGATGGGGAGGCGGTGTTTACGGTGACGGGGGCGGAGGTGCTGTTGCGGCTGAAGCTGCGCCCGGAGGATGAGCAGAGTGATTTGGATAAGTTTTTTGGTTATTTGCAGTGGACGCGGGAGGGGTTGCGGGAGTTTCCCTATCCGATCGTGCTGTGGGTGAGTCAGCGGATTTTGCGGGAGATGAGCCGACGGGCACCGGATTTTTGGGGTTGGCGGAAGGCGGTGTTGCGGTTCGCGGATGAGGAATCGCATGGAATTCAGGTTGAGTGGGAGCCGCCTGTGAAATTAGCGGAAGTGAGCAGAGAAGATGAGTCTTTGCCACCGCTAGAGGAATTACTAGAAGAAATTCAGATATTAGAACAGAAGTCATCTGATGCAGCAGGTTTGACAATACTATACGATAAGTTGGGACAGTTTTATAGAAATCAAATCGCTCAGGGTAAAGCAAAGAATTTAGAACAGGAACGGGAATTAGCAATTCAGGCATTTAAAAAGTCGATTGCACTATATACGGTTCAAAATCAGAAAGTTGAACTTCTTCGGGTTTGGATACGGCTAGGGAACTTTTTGGGTCATCAATCTCGCTATTTTGAAGTAATTGAGGCCCACCAAACTGCATTAGATATTGCTCAGGAAATTGGCGAGCGTCAGGGCGAAGCAAGTTCCTTAAAGGGTCTGGGGAATGCGTACTTTTCTCTAGGCGGATATCAACAGGCGATCGATTTCTACCAACAAGCTCTGGAAATTGATCGTGAAATCAGCGATCGCCAGGGCGAAGCAAGTTCCTTAAAGGGTCTGGGGATTGTGTATGGCTCTCTCGGCCAATACCAAGGAGCGATCGATTTCCACCAACAAGCTCTGGAAATTGATCGTGAAATCAGTGATCGCCAGGGCGAAGCAACTTCCTTAACCAATCTGGGGATTGCGTACTACTATCTCGGCCAATACCAACGAGCGATCGATTTCTACCAACAAGCTCTGGAAATTGATCGCGATATCGGCGATCGTAACGGCGAAGCACATTCCTTAATGGGTCTAGGGATTGCGTACGACTCCCTCGGCCAATACCAACGGGCGATCGATTTCTACCAACAAGCTCTGGAAATTCAACGTGATATCGGCAATCGTCAGGGCGAAGCAAATTCCCTTCACAATCTGGGGTTTGCATACTTTTCCCTAGGCCGATATCAACAGGCGATCGATTTCTACCAACAATCCCTGAAAATTAAACGCGATATCGGCGATCGTAACGGCGAAGCATTGTCTCTGCGTAATTTAGGTTATGTACTTGCAAACTATGAGCCTCGCCGATGGGAAGCCCTCCAAGCCTACGAGCAAGCAAAAGCCATCTTCACAGAACTCAAGCTGGATCAGGAGGTTGAGAAATGCAATAACGCTATCTATGCATTCAACCAAAATATTGCAACTCAGCAGCAAGCTAAAACCCTAGACCTTCCCAAACAATCTGCTCGTGCTAGAAAACGCTCTAAGCTCACTAGAAAACATTATCTCTTCTGGGGTGGTGTAATTATTGTTATTGCGATCGTTGTTTGTGTAATAATTTTCTAGTCGTAAATGGCTCTCTGCTTTTCCCAGAGTGTTGATGCTTGCTACCCCACAGCAAACCCTGTCAACTTTCTGGCATAGGGAGCATGATAAGCCAACACAATATCCTGCTTCGGCACACCCCGATCGATCAATTCATTAGCGATCGAACTTGTTCACATTATCCTCAGCCAGAATTCGGAGCAACACGATCGTCATTGCCCCAATTCCGCCTCAATCTGCTCAATACTCGGCAAGCGCGATCGCATCTCCTCCGGCAAAGTATGCGTGATTTGATACTCTGCAACCCCGATCGGTTTGTGGATATCACTCAACGCCCACTCCGCCACCAACCGATCGCGATTTTTGCACAGCAAAAGCCCAATACTCGGTTCATCTCCCGGTTGCCGCAATCGCTCATCCGCCGCCTTGAGATAAAAATTCAACTTTCCAGCGTGTTCAGGTTCAAAGTCCCCAGTTTTTAGTTCGATCACCACATAGCAATGCAAATGAGTATGGTAAAACAGCAAATCCAAGAAAAACTCACGATCGCCAACCTGAAGTGGCACCTGCCGTCCCATATAAGCAAATCCAGCCCCTAACTCCAATAGAAATTGTGTAATGTGTTCAATTAAATTGCGTTCTAAATCTCGTTCATTGTAATCCTTAGAAAGCGACAGAAAATCAAACACGTAGGGGTCTTTGAGCGTTTGTTGAGCGAGGTCTGATTGGGGTGTCGGCAAAGTGGTTTGAAAGTTCGCGATCGCCTTGCCCTCGCGCTCCCATAGTTTGCTTTCAATGTGATGGGTCAAGACATTGCGACTCCAACCATGGTTC
This DNA window, taken from Alkalinema sp. FACHB-956, encodes the following:
- a CDS encoding PTPA-CTERM sorting domain-containing protein, translating into MRREATTDRGLFACSAQSSHLLGGCLCIVGKMIDLSESGISRWVTGVDSVDRDRRDRCASSTVDSTIRNPYFLGHTSMKQLALTFGHRAAILACLSIGSWAIATPQAQAANLSAGGTVPTVGTTAAARPELAGLVLEDAIRNVNLGSGISVSVQDRVVRSDLTGTLDFYYRIINNNTFDVRLGDLISHSSFAGFTTDVDYRIDGLGNPNPLTAARSADGSTVTFDFDNSQNNALLLAAGETTRFFFVKTGATLYNALGQGTLRGVNGEAYSFASFQPTNAIPTPALLPGLVGLGLGVWRRRKSDTIV
- a CDS encoding DNA-3-methyladenine glycosylase; the encoded protein is MNTPVSQQAASSTAFLGSIVTADWLDRSVLQVAPELLGCTLVRQFPDGRQLRGRIVETEAYQEGDPACHAYRRKTPRNRIMFGPAGSVYVYLIYGMYHCLNIVTDRDDFASAVLIRALHLETVPADRLRPREKPDRVAAGPGKLCKALEIDLDLYGTKLEPGQPLWLEHRTPDWQRQWDEGTIEAVQTTRIGLTQGMELPWRWYVKHCPAVSKL
- a CDS encoding sporulation/spore germination protein, with protein sequence MMNFLQDLKKMSLPVLGSIPKRGALTLLLLGVLTGCGTGSPIATQSPSPTESPTPTESASPSPSPSPSPTESASPTEPSQPPATSMAPASPAAPVGTVPVQIYRPDSSYENLVPVKANLPKDRAMDAAIGQIIQTSNSPDFNVVGYRVKVQGAIATIDLRLDPKSTRHFESMSSAEQMALFGSLRKTLTSHAAWGIQDVKFTDGQSEIVL
- the mgtE gene encoding magnesium transporter codes for the protein MLTQEGRVSLSEITDLNKLKFELNRLPPVDVGDYITDLPVERRAIAFRVLKKDQATAVFEYLEPEIQEALIGSLHDAQVCQILEGMRPDDRAELFDELPAGVVRRLIQQLSPIERQATATILGYPEGTAGRVMTTEYVRLREGLTVSEALSKIRADDRDKETVYYAYVTDNNRKLVRVVSLRQLLFSLPDALVRDVASDRVIKVHTETPQEEAAQMMKRYDLLAVPVVDREDRLVGIVTIDDMVDVLEEEATEDIQKIAGVTSGDESSLSHPLDKLKNRLPWLLGIMALYIGASSSISPFQSTIQQVPVLAVIMPLFSNTGGTVGIQALTVTIRSIGLGEVEPEDTLTILKKELLAGLGTALSLGTTMVLLSLIWTKPEERWVSLVAGTVMATNTLVAVTLGTLLPIGFKRLNLDPALISGPLVTTMLDTIGFILFLTLITVSLNVLHAPV
- a CDS encoding phosphodiester glycosidase family protein — protein: MVERLRQHRERTRAQNCPPSIQAFKNLPIVLANILILFAGTVALLQTYPHFTTSELAPDLPPEDSAPADPAADTDIPSPLQAPIEDTAPPPILTFRPPSSPPVPHSPTLAPSHSPTPQPVSVLYRKLAGIPVYIATIDLKDPETFLHIGLAKNASQANSARSTQGDEPFVHLVRRNRAALTLSGTFFSMDRQKRVMGNLVAGGQFLKFSPWENYGTTLGLRVGNQPEMITARVQGKPRWQDHWFSLTAGPRLLSRGKLWINPKKEGFTDRAVMGSAIRSAIGFPKSGHKLLHVTFLKPVSLKREAEIMRYLGCYEAMNLDGGTSLAIAKGNRILKSPGRNLTNVITVYDTHFPAPKHLKVSWYGFQNSDILAFKDASNPQ
- a CDS encoding P-loop NTPase fold protein; translation: MASLAELQERLEVFRMAGRNLQLDPLVTQKALAQFGVEYQTDLLEQLEQAIEDADDRDNKFVFTGHRGCGKSTLLAELGFRLIETGRYFVVMFSISDTIERSAVDHVNILFSMALQLIEAAELRSVKLKPGIKKELYRWLGKHTQTESQGLESEIEASGGASLEGGVPGLLKFLAEIKSKMKVNSVIRKEITTEFARRISDLIAKINEIQVYIENATGQRVLVIIDDLDKLDLSVTDSIFSKNIQPLLDPNCHILYTIPIATLREVSLKRNIEALVKQIHTMRVAKFFSRSVVRKADRVPDEGCVAIFEEVLDRRLRTELIEPEVKRQIILKSGGVLRELIRLVDRCCDKCMQQLRSQIRREQLDRPSVVVNQQILDQVLTDFQIEFAEPLGQVDFEALKQIYGDLKPRDTENQRFLDLLHGLYILEYRNAVLWYDLNPIVVDLLVQEGVLDGDAIV
- a CDS encoding tetratricopeptide repeat protein, giving the protein MVTRSSELTPENEATYESLISLIENSQGRLAPIIVGCDDAGVRRRVIARYEQEARESQIRPYRVVLGQEPSLRSELAKLREAEPYLQGDGEAVFTVTGAEVLLRLKLRPEDEQSDLDKFFGYLQWTREGLREFPYPIVLWVSQRILREMSRRAPDFWGWRKAVLRFADEESHGIQVEWEPPVKLAEVSREDESLPPLEELLEEIQILEQKSSDAAGLTILYDKLGQFYRNQIAQGKAKNLEQERELAIQAFKKSIALYTVQNQKVELLRVWIRLGNFLGHQSRYFEVIEAHQTALDIAQEIGERQGEASSLKGLGNAYFSLGGYQQAIDFYQQALEIDREISDRQGEASSLKGLGIVYGSLGQYQGAIDFHQQALEIDREISDRQGEATSLTNLGIAYYYLGQYQRAIDFYQQALEIDRDIGDRNGEAHSLMGLGIAYDSLGQYQRAIDFYQQALEIQRDIGNRQGEANSLHNLGFAYFSLGRYQQAIDFYQQSLKIKRDIGDRNGEALSLRNLGYVLANYEPRRWEALQAYEQAKAIFTELKLDQEVEKCNNAIYAFNQNIATQQQAKTLDLPKQSARARKRSKLTRKHYLFWGGVIIVIAIVVCVIIF
- a CDS encoding PDDEXK nuclease domain-containing protein; the encoded protein is MENSIVLQESADYRNWLAGVKSKLRSVQLKAAVAVNSELLAFYWELGAEIVEKQKERAWGDGFLRQLSQDLMAEFPEMKGFSKRNLEQIRRWYRFWSGNEPFAKQPASQIKEGKMHKLFQIPWWHNVVIVTKCQSTTEALYYIENTLNHGWSRNVLTHHIESKLWEREGKAIANFQTTLPTPQSDLAQQTLKDPYVFDFLSLSKDYNERDLERNLIEHITQFLLELGAGFAYMGRQVPLQVGDREFFLDLLFYHTHLHCYVVIELKTGDFEPEHAGKLNFYLKAADERLRQPGDEPSIGLLLCKNRDRLVAEWALSDIHKPIGVAEYQITHTLPEEMRSRLPSIEQIEAELGQ